TTTAATCAGCTACTCTTGGATTCGGCGAATCGATTGGATCTGCGAAGTCTGGGCATGAGAGCCCCACTCTCTCCAATGTTTATAGTCTCCTCCGTGATGGTCACATTCCAAGATATACTGATACCCACGATATCCAGGATATTGGTAGCAAACCCAGCTAGGAAATTCaaagtacatttttattaaaactaaTTAGGAATCTGGTTAATACCCCAAAACCTGAGCCTCTTTACTCAACACAATGGTATGAGATGCTTTTAGgcttagaaaaaaatagccatcctaaatgtgtcaggcactatttgTAAGCATAATATGGCTATAGCTAATTAGCCTTAATCATCAAAAGAGGTATAAGTAAACGTAAATTCTTGCATAGAGGCATGTCTGGGGGAGATAAATCTGCAACCTTAAGTGGTAGTTGGTATAAATAACTTGAGATTCAAAATTATGTAGAACTAGAATGTGACATCTATACCGATACGTATGAAATCTGATTAAAACATAACCATTGATGCAACCCCAGgagttactttgaaatatattccAACCCTGTTTTTGTACTTACGCCCCACTTTGTATCTTCATGGAGCCGACTTCCTTGTTGAACCAACCCATGGCTTGCAAGGAGGGGTAGTCATCAGAGATCTCCCACTGGCGTCCAATAAAGTTTTCCTTCTCAAAGATAGTCATCTTAGACTCCTTATGATTCTGTAATTcagaaattgtttaaaaatgtttagtaCTAGTGCTATGGCTATCATCATATGTTTCAAAATTGAAACACTTTTTTGGATTACACAAGGAAGCACATGATAAAAAGATAAAGGCAACAGATTTGTGAGAAAAAAGTTACCCATAATTTTGTTTATTCCAGTTTAAATACCATAACATTTAGAATGTACAAATAACTGATACACTATTTTGGAACAATGAAGAGGATTTGACAGTGAGGAAAAGTACTAACAAAATGCAGCCAACCAAGGGATTAATATTCACTAATGTGAAAAAAGATCTCACAAATTAATACAAAAAGTAAGCCCAAATATGTATGTGTGCGcttgcgtgtgtatgtgtgttgttgGAAATAACCTGTATGTCCAGTAGGGGACATGAATACTACACAGCATTAAAAAGGCAGAGACTAACCTGTATGaacttaaaaaatggacaaaactgTTTGGTAATAGAAAGTGATAGGGGAGCAATTGAGTGGAAAGGGACACCAGGGAACTATGATGAAATGTTCTTTATATGGTTAGGGTGTTGGTTACATGGATCTATATATTTTTCAGAACTCATGAGAATATTCACTTAGGATCTGTGCATTTTACTGTATGTCAGTTATACCTTAGGGTGGGcaaatgaaatgtttttaaaagtgagattgaaataatttccaGACAGGGAACTATTTATTTGGATTAGAGCTATTTAGGTTAACTTCTCCACCAGTTGAATTTTGGCAAGACTTTGAACCAAGGTGAGATTATTAACCAAAATCACGAGAAACTCACACATAGACTGAATATTTGGAAAGGTTCTAACTCAACCTAACTCCTAATACAGGGATCATTTTCAACACACCCCTTAAGGTCATCCTGCTTTCTGCTTGAACTATTTCCAAAGACCAGAAACATCCCAGCCTGATGCATTATTGAGTAATACTTAAGTGTGCAGAACAAGAAGATTATTGTCAATCAATGTAGATCGATACTGGAAGACTTGCCTATTTCTTCAATCATTCCCACTTACTGAAAGGTTACTTCAGCGTTTTCCTGTTTCTGCAGTAAAAATGTTACACAGATTGAAATTTAACTGGCCAAGGGTTTACTTTTTGCTACAGGGTAAGCACTTTCACTCATTTACTAGTGTTTCACAAGTTTACTGGGCTCTTGAATATCCACTTATTGCCACCTGTAAGACCCTTAGTTTTAGCTTAAGGGAAGTACCACCTGgtggagaaaaatcaaatagcagGCTTAGAGAATAAAgtgatgttttctctttttttacttttgtcttttttcctgcCACATTCAGCATAACTGATGAGAAATAGCATGAACGTCAGTCTGTCCACACCCTCTTGTCCCATCCCTCATATGCACAGAAGTGGAAATTTCAGAGACTCACAGCTGAACAGATGGGGCGGAAGGACATGAGACGCTCAATGTGGTAGGCATTACTCCCACTCCAGGCATCCCAGCGAGGGTATTCTCCTCTCTCCAGGATAAACTGTTGCCCACAGAAGCTGGTATGCTCATAACCAATCCAGCTGCCAAAGACATGTAGTGTTTGTTCATGGTGTTCGAAGCCTATATGGTCTTGGGGAGAAGGCATCTTTTGTTTTAGATAAGTTAATAGTGGGGTAAAATATCAAGCCAATCCTAGTAGAGCTGTACGAAGTAATTTGTCACAAGAATTGAGGAATGAGTTGACAGGTATACTAAGCAGGTTAGTGAATGTAATATTTGTTTGGGGATTATCACTGAAAGGGTCTATCTACTTCACTGGTCTGAGTGAAGTGTATTAGCAAAGCCAatctaaaattatatttcctggctgggtgtggtggttcacgcctgtagttccaacgcttcaggaggccaaggcaagcagatcgctggagcccataagttggagaccagcctgggaaacatggcgaaaccccgtctacaaaactcaaaaattagccaggcgtggtgacccactactgcagtcccagctattcagggggctgagggttgagccttggaggtggaggctgcagtgagccatgattgtgccactgcactccagcctgggtaacagtgacacctcgtctcaaaaaaacatttttttttctttttctccaaatcaCCTATTCTCTACCTGTTTCAGGATCTAGTGACTGACTAttgcaagcttgtccaacctgttgCCCAAGGGCTGCATGCAGCTGAGGACAGCTTTGAACGCAgctcaacacaaatttgtaaactttctcaaaacattatgagttttttgttgttgttgttaactctatgtggcccaagacaattctttcagtgtggcctagggaagccaaaagattagacaccCCTGGACTATTGCTTTGGCTCAAGCCAAACCTGTTGGCTTCTTCTTAAGAAAGCACAGGGATGAACAAGCAACTGATGGAttactagtctttttttttcctgtgacttGCGAGTTCTTTCTCCTAGTGCCCCATACCTATACTTAAAACTTGAAACACTCAGCTCAAACCCCTTCCTGCCCTGTCTACGCTGGAAGAGACCTCATCAGGCATCCCAGGCTACAGCTGGTAACAAAGCAAAGAGTCAGACTCAAGTTAAGCTGTTGACCTGGGTCTCTGTTTTTCCTGATGTTCTAGCTCTCTTGCCCATTCAATCTCATTTCAGATAACCATCTATGATCAGGAGAACTTTCAGGGCAAGAAGATGGAGTTCACCTCAGTTTTTCACAATTGGGTCTCAGTTAGTGATGACACCTTAAAGTGTTACATCTTTTAAAGGACTGAAGAGCTTAATTTTGGTGGCAAGTAACTTGTGGAAGCCTATCCACATGCAAGGCCAATTCTGCCTAGTCAAGGAGGAGTCTTTTCCTTAGGTATTTTCAGGCTAATGATAAAGGCCTCAACTACTCTGCCAAgagtcagaggagaaaaatgagagGGTCTCCCTCACCAAGATTAACCATCAACAAGAAACTGCCTGAAAGATGAATCAGGAGCTAATATGTCTCTGGAGTCATGGGGTTAAGGTTTTCTTTTCATAAAGAAATTAGCTAACAGTGTCTGCTCTGGGATATGCAGGAGGAGAGTTAGCCATGAAAAGGCAgccacttggccgggcgcggtggctcacgcttgtaatcccagcactttgggaggccgaggcgggcggatcacaaggtcaggagatcgagaccacggtgaaaccccgtctctactaaaaatacaaaaaattagccgggcgtggtggcgggcgcctgtagtcccagctactcggagaggctgaggcaggagaatggcgtgaacctgggaggcggagcttgcagtgagccgagatcgcgccactgcactccagcctgggcgacaaagcaagactccgtctcaaaaaaaaaaaaaagaaaaggcagccacTTGACACTTTCTTCTCTACCAATTTTCTGCAGGCAAGAAAAACTCAAGGGTCTTGTGGCTGTTCTGAGGGCACCCGAGGTAGCAGCCTGTGAGCTCCAGAAGCAAAATTTTGATTATTGCCACTGCCCCACCCCATTGTATGTAtttctttatccagcccctgAAATCTAGTACCATGCCACTGAGAACCTCATGTTCCTTCTAGCTTTGGCTTACTAAATTATGCATGTAGTGATTTCTTTCGAGGCCTCTCTCCGAGAAATGACTAGAGCCTAGGGGAACATCCTTCTTCCCCTATCCCCACTCTATGGTCCCATGTCTGAAGGGACCTGAAATAAGGGGCTGCGGTTCTGCAGAAGTCCATACTCACGCGCCACATTCCACCTTCAGGGACCGGACGTTATCAAAACTGCGCTCAGAGACGTTTGGACAGGAGCTGGTGAACTCCATCCTCTTGCCCTGAAAGTTCTCCTGATCATAGATGGTTATCTGAAATGAGATTGAATGGGCAAGAGAGCTAGAACATCAGGAAAAACAGAGGCCCAGGTCAACAGCTTAACTTAAGTCTGACTCTTTGCTTGGTTACCAGCTGTAGCCCGGGATGCCTGATGGGGTCTCTTCCAGGGTAGACAGGGCAGGAAGGGGTTTGAATTAATGCCACTAGTTGGTGTTCATTTGCCCAGAGTAGGGATGAGGTGGAGGGAGGATTGGTTTATGATAGAAATGGTCTGCCAGGGATAATATCTAGACCAATGGACAGGCCAAGGACTTATGGGCTCCCATTCCACCACAGTTCCTTCATAAGCATGACCCAGAGGCCAGGATTCTGGGAGTCCCAGGAGCTCCTTATAGATTCTTAGCTTCTCCAGCCACACCCCCTACAGAAACCTAGAGTGTAAAGGAGAGTTATGGTCAACGCTTTTTGTACTTTGAGCTAAAACCTGGCTTGTGGACCTGGCCAGAGGACCACTCCCAAAGCTGTGAGCTGGCCTCAGGGTTGACCCAATGAGGAGAGTGGGGAGTGTTGGAGAGAGGCCAATGAGAGGCCTGAGGGTCAGCCACTTCGGCCAATGGTTAAAGCCAACCTCAGGCTGGGAGGCTGAGTCCTGTAATTTATTTGGGATCTAGTAGtaaatatcttgtttttttttttttttttttttttgaaacggagtctcgctatcTTTATGGGCCCTCATTTTCTCCATGGACATAACCATTGCTGGGCTGCTGTATTTTAAGATGACTTtagtggggaggagagaggagttaGGAAACTAGGTATCATCTCCCACTCATCATTGGCGTCCACAGAGAGATCCTTCCTTCGACAGCACTGGAGCTTGTGTGGACCTTTCCCCTACAAACTGGGGTTTTTCTGGTCAGTCACTGCCTTATGGACGAGCACAGGCCTGGGGCCTGCTCTGTGCAGCATCTCACCCCTGCCCTGTTGGATGTGATGGGGGTGGGCTTACCTTCCATGGCCCCAGGGACCCCGGCGTAGGGTTGGTCTGAGCCATCTTGGTGGTCGGAAGGGTTTCTGGAAGACAGAGCACACACGAATGATGTGGCCTCTGGGGAGGAGGGTGAGGTGAGGGAATGCCTCGAAAGGTAAAGGAGACTTGAAGTCTGCAAGACAGACTTTGGTTGGAATTCTGGCTCTGCTGCTCACTAGCTATGccttggggtttttgttgttgttgctattttgagacagggtcttgctctgtcatccaggctggagtgcagtggggcaatctcacttcactgcaacctctgcctcctgggctcaggtgatcctcctgcctcagcctcccatgtagctgggactacaggcgtgcaccaccatgtccagctagtttttgtatttttagtagagatgggggtttcaccatgttggccaggctggtcccgaactcctgacctcaagtgatccacccacctcggcctcccaaaggttgggattacaggcgtgagccaccgcgcccagcctgagcctcagtttttccattgGTAAAGCTTCGACATGCAGTTATtgtaaagatcagaaataataggccgggcactgtggttcacgcctgtaatcccagcactttgggaggccgaggcgggtggattacctgaggtcgggagtttgagaccagcctggccaacgtggtgaaaccctgtctctactaaaaatacaaagattagccgggtatgatggcacacacctgcagtcccagctactcgggaggctgaggcaggagaatcacttgaacccaggaggcagaggttgcagtgagctgagttcatgccactgcactccagcttgggcaacagagtgagactccatctcaaaaaaaaaaacaaaaacaaaaacaaaacaaggatcagaAACAATAATGCAGGTAAAGCACTGACAAGCATTGTGACCCTGTCCTCTCATTTGCTTTCAGATGATAGCATTGCCTCTGTCCGCAATATAAACTCTTTGGCAACCACCTAGGCCAGGCCCCTCATGTGACTGGCCAAACAGCCAGCCATGCCAGGATCCCAAGCCCCAAACTCCCTCATAACCTTTCACGGTCTCATCCTTATCTGgcctctttctgcttttctttttctttttttttcttcttttgagatggagtttcactcttgttgcccaggctggagtacaatggcgcaatctcggctcaccgcaacctccgcctcccaggttcaagagattctcctgtctcagcctccctagtagctgggattacaggcacgtgccaccacgcccagctaattttgtatttttagtagagacggggtttctccatgttggtcaggctggtcttgaactcccgacctcaggtgatctgcccgccttggcctcccaaagtgctgggattacaggcatgagccaccatgccctgccattcCTTTCTGCTTTTCTATCTCCTAGATCCTACCCAGCCTTGACCTTGCCTCCTCAGGCTTTCCTGCCTTCTCCAGCCCACAGCCACTTgcttgctttcttgatttctagcACTCATCACAGTACCAATCTGTGTTCTGGTTGGATGTCCTGGTGAGCACCTCAATGGCAAGGCCTGGGTCTTCTGGGGGATTGGTATAGCATCGTGCTGAGCACATGTGGGGATGAGGGATTGGGGGACATTGAAAAAGACTTATTGAAggaaagtgaagaagaaaagagttaCAATGCTTAACACTCAACAATGGCTATCCACATGTCCAGCCCtgttttaaatgctttacatgcattcacgcatttaatcttcacataaaGCCTATGAATTAAGAattatcattatccccattttacagatgaggatactgaggctcacagaggttagGTAGATAGTAAAGATGGTAGGATGagtttaaaaaaaggaaggacagagcaagaaagaggaaggaaaagagggcggaggaagggaagaaggaagacagGCAGGTGTGTATTAGGTTTCTTAGGACAGATATTCATGGCCCTCCTCCTGGCTGGTATTGGGCCCAGGAATGACGCATGTAAACTctgtaatatatttttccattctgaATCTCTGAATAAGCAACATTTCCCAGGTCCTGCCCCCACACCTTCTCCCTGCTCATTTCTTGGGGGCCCATGCCCATCCCCCAGCCTTAGTTGCTAGGGCAGTGGTTATTGCTATATAAGTGACTCCTCTTGGGGTGACAAGAGAAGGCTGCCTTCCGCCAGAGTGCCCCACTCTTCTCCAGCCACCCTAGAAGGCTCTACACACTAGGCAGGAGAACTGGGCCCTCTCCTGGGCATGTCTCTGCAGGGCAAGGAGAGGAAGGGCAAGGGCACCCTGAGGGCCTTACTCACCCAGCTCCTGCTGCTCAGCCTGGGTCTCCATCTGGTACCACTTGCTCTGTGGCTCTCCTCTTTATAGCCCTGCGGCCTCTGGCCTCTGGCCCTGTCAGCACTctgctctccctctgcctttgtTCCTCATGATCCCCAGAGCTTTGGTGGCTCAGCTTGCTCGGGCCTTTGTTTAAACCAGGGATACAGAAATCCAGAGAGGCCCCTCTGTTGTGGGCATGGCTGGCTGCTGCAGGCCTTGGCTGCTCTAGCCTTTCTTAATCTCAGAGCAGCTAGGGGGTGAGGACAGAGGTCTCTGCCATGAGTATTTGTCTCTTGTCCTTCCCCAGGTTCCTCACACCACCTTGGGATCTTCCTAAGACCCTAAGACCCTGGGAGACCCCATGTCATATAAAACACATCAAAATGCACCTCACTTCCATACAGGATGTGCATTtcttgttgtttaaaaatgtgaaagaattATTGTAATTCTAAACTCAATATGAgaaaaaatggttcattataTTCTTGGGAATCTTTATTatgctgtatttatatataactatGTAAGAGTTGACCTCAATtacatactctaattttttctattttcctccctttctgatcctttatcccactttctttttcttcctcttccttctccctcttctttgtcaaatagaggattgagttattatcactgatccatataaagtccctctctcatttattttaactcccacccccatttctattccccgacttcccatgtgcaaccttcctaatatgtttgatacgcatctttttgtttgtatgtatttttagaaaatgtttattgtttttgtatgcaaaaaaaattaataaaaaaaaaaaaagagttgacctCAATTATAGTTGACTAGCAGACATGAGTCTCTCTGTagctattttattaaatattccttttaattttgcaattttcttttaaaattttggagcTATAacttttgggtttttaaaaaaagaattaaaccatttattgaataattcctATATATTAGacatgtgctaagtgctttacttaAAAAGTTTGAATTAAATACTTTTccacaacaaaagaaagaaatacttttcCACAGCCACCACAACAGTGCTATTTTCacctccattttccagatgaagaaactaagacagAGAACAatcaagtgacttgcctaaggtcacaatATTTATAATCGCAGAGCCAAGACTCAAATCCAGTTCTAACCAACACCAAAGTCACTGTCCTGCACTGCCCCTCCCTCAGGAGTAATGCATAAATGGCCCAAAAAATTCCGGGAGAGGAAAGAGACCCCCCTGGCTAGAACTGCAGTTCTGAATATAAACACTGAGCATATAATGGATGTAACTTATCTGTTTCAAAAGGGGAAGGAGCCTAGAAATGAAGCaatttttcctcctcaaatgaTCTTGGCTGCCTGTCCCTTTGTCTTCCATGTTAATTCCTTTCACCATTCTGCTCCCAAACAGGCCAGGTTCCAGGAGGAAAGGGCTCTTTCAGCCTGCGGGTCATCGTTCGGCAGCAGtaggaaggggaagaaggcaaCCCTCTGAATACCTCCTTTGGACTCACCATCTAGATGTAAAGGGTTCACCTGCTCCATCTCAGATTCCCAGGGGCCTTCCCGTGAAGTTGTCTAGGCAAGCGGTGATAGGGACCTAGATGTCCTTGCTTCTCCCCTCTAGCTCACCCAGGCCAGGGGCGAGAATTCCTGCCATCCACACCttcaaaaccaattttttttttctttttgagacagagtgttgctctgttgcttaggctggagtgcagtggtgtgatcttggctcactgcaacctccaccccacaggttcaggtgattctcctgcctcagtctcctgagtagctgggattacagacacctgccatcatgcccagctaatttttttgtatttttggtagagatagggtttcaccatgttggccaggctggtcttgaactcctgacctcaagtgatctgcctgccttggcctcccaaagtgctgagattacaggtgtgagccactgcgcctggccaattttgaggtttttctgtattgttttagGTCTTTGGAAATCTCACAGGCCCAAGTTACTATGCGTATAGTACCTTAAAGTGTAAAATGACTTCTCCCAGAAACTTCAGGACACTTGATGAAGGTAAGGTAGGGGAATCGTGGGCCTCCCCAGGGGCCCTGAAGGGGAAGATGTGTTCTTCAAACATCACAGATATTGTGAGAAGCAAGAGGCTGCAATGGATGTGGAGGGCTTTGAGCCAGGCAGatgtgggttcaaatctcagtttcCCGGCTGGGAGATTTGAAGCAAGTCACTCAGACTCTCTCAACCTCAAAAATAGAGAGAATATCTGCCTGATACATTGTAGGCTTATGATTCCTTACCCTACTCTCTTTCTAATGAAAGATACTGTTGAAAATTTCATAGCAGCttggagagaagaagaaagttcTCCCAATTCCTCTGCAATCTCTCCAGTCCCCGACTCAAGTTTCATCAGTGCCCCCTTTTTttcagaaccaaaaatcagggGGTGAGGTCTGGTATGTATTCGAgttttggcttccctggggcaCATTAGAAGAATAATTATCTTGgcccacacataaaatatactaacactaatgataactgataagctaaaaaaaaaaaaattgcaaaacaaatctcataatgttttaagaaagtttattaatttgtgtTGGGATGCATTCAAAACTGTCCTGGGCCACATACCACCTACAGGCTGCTGGTTGGACAAACTTGCTGTTAGACATATAAATCTGATGCTAAGCATGGCACATCACCCCAAGGATGTTTCTGACGCCTTGATTAATTTGTGATGTCTGGACGGATGTCTGGCAGGGGACAGAGttgcttttggtatcatagcATGCTCTGGCCACCTGGTGGCTGTGCAAGGGCTTAAAGCACTAGCTGTCTATGGTTGGtgattcttctttcctttcccttctcttcctccttcctttcctcttcaaaATTAGGGTCTTTGGGAAACACTCATTTAGTCATTTTTTCAATCATCCACTCAGGCTGGCTTAGGCCCTCACAGTGTGTCCTTATGGCATCCTGTGCTTTTCCAGTTACACAAGATCAcattgatcatgctgcagaaatTGCTTTAGGAACTAGAAGTACTGGTTTCCAAAGgttgggggaaactgaggcacttgGGCCTCAGATATAGGACAAGACTTTTCATAGTATATTTTTCTGTAATCTTTAAATTTTGAACATTGGGAAAATATCTTCTATTAAaacaaagtgattttaaaaaataaaacattgtttaCCTATCAAATTCTTCCACTAGGCTCCATGCTCTCTAAGGGCAGGAGCCTCATCTGTCTAGttcactgggttttttttttttttggttgtttctcttttttttttttattaagacagggtctcattctgttgcccaggctggagtgcagtggcacgatcatggctcactgcaacctgcagcttccgggctcaagcgatcctcccaccccagcctctcaggtagctgagaTGATAagtgcacgccatcatgcccagctaatttttgtatttgtttgtagagacagagttttgccatgttgcccaggcaggtctcgaactcctggactcaagggattcgctggtctcagcctctcaaagtgctgggattacaagtgtgagccactgcaccctgcctggtTCATTGTTACATCTTCGGCTCTAAGCATAACTTCTAGCTCAATAAGTAtattctgaatgaatgaatgaatgaatgaatgaatgaatgaatgaatgaatggtttgtGATTCCGGTGGCATAGTCCTTATTGCTAGGAGCACCCTAGCAATGAGGACTGAGTTTGGCCTCAGCCCAGCCACAGCTGGCCTGCTTGGACTTCACACACCCTCAGCATCGTAATATAGGGGCTTTACATCCTACTGAATTGCTAGTACATGGAGACCaacttagctaatttttaatttttgcagagaAGTGGGGCTTTTACGTTTGATTGAAAAgcccaaacacacatgcacagaacTATAGTGGGGGTCGGGTGGGAATCAGGGTTATTGTGCGAACAATTTACAAATATCCATCATACATTCCTGGAGTCATAAGTCCTCATCTGGCCTCAATCCACTTTTCCCAATCCCCTTAACTCACGAAAGATTGAAGATTCTCAGCTCTCCAGTACTGACCACCAAGCCTTCCAAATATCAACTCGATATAGTTTTTAACAGTGTTCCAGCGGATTCCCCCTCTGACATTGTCTGGCACTGCTGCTTCCCTTGTGGCAGCCCCCAGCCCCATCTCGTTCCAGGAAAGTTAAAGCAGAGCCACTCAAGGAGTGGGAATGAAGGGAGCAACCAGCTTGGAATCCCTTCTCCCAGGCTGAGTTTGGGTCTCTCCTGTTCATCCTTATTAATAGTAACTACAGCTTACTGAGAATTGACTGCAAAACCAGATAGTGCCT
The sequence above is drawn from the Symphalangus syndactylus isolate Jambi chromosome 20, NHGRI_mSymSyn1-v2.1_pri, whole genome shotgun sequence genome and encodes:
- the CRYBA1 gene encoding beta-crystallin A3, translated to METQAEQQELETLPTTKMAQTNPTPGSLGPWKITIYDQENFQGKRMEFTSSCPNVSERSFDNVRSLKVECGAWIGYEHTSFCGQQFILERGEYPRWDAWSGSNAYHIERLMSFRPICSANHKESKMTIFEKENFIGRQWEISDDYPSLQAMGWFNKEVGSMKIQSGAWVCYQYPGYRGYQYILECDHHGGDYKHWREWGSHAQTSQIQSIRRIQE